One segment of Setaria viridis chromosome 4, Setaria_viridis_v4.0, whole genome shotgun sequence DNA contains the following:
- the LOC117853251 gene encoding B-box zinc finger protein 22: MKIQCNACGAAEARVLCCADEAALCAACDEEVHAANKLAGKHQRVPLLSDADAAAGPTAAAAAPAVPKCDICQEASGYFFCLEDRALLCRDCDVAIHTVNSFVSVHQRFLLTGVQVGLDPADPVPPVADKHVNAAGGSAHQPAKHLPRRSPTVQFSGEGSASVPSKNVTNGGYARQNSVPTAKTGVVDWTMHNSAIQSVESPPKYMSEESPTLLQSSQTTAFSNQINSDSDRAYNLPFSGGNGSDSLPDWPVDEFFNNSEYSPNFSFVEHGSSKSDNAKLGSAGGSPQCRLAEGFVAEELLGQVPGLVNDEYMSRVPENSWTVPEVPSPPTASGLNWHGNLHFPAYDSTMFVPEISSLQGSQNQFAVPCGFKRPRRQY; this comes from the exons ATGAAGATCCAGTGCAACGCGTGCGGGGCCGCGGAGGCGCGGGTGCTGTGCTGCGCGGACGAGGCGGCGCTCTGCGCCGCCTGCGACGAGGAGGTGCACGCCGCCAACAAGCTCGCCGGGAAGCACCAGCGGGTGCCGCTCCTctcggacgccgacgccgccgccgggcccacggccgcagcggcggcgcccgccgtGCCCAAGTGCGACATCTGCCAG GAGGCTTCTGGATACTTCTTCTGCCTAGAGGATCGTGCACTACTTTGTAGAGATTGTGATGTTGCTATACACACAGTAAATTCATTTGTTTCGGTGCATCAGAGATTCCTGCTAACTGGAGTTCAGGTGGGCCTTGATCCTGCCGATCCAGTTCCACCTGTTGCTGATAAGCATGTTAATGCCGCTGGTGGGTCGGCACATCAACCAGCAAAACATCTGCCAAGGAGAAGCCCAACGGTTCAATTTTCAGGTGAAGGCAGTGCTTCTGTTCCCAGCAAAAATGTAACAAATGGAGGCTATGCACGACAGAATTCTGTTCCAACGGCCAAGACAGGAGTGGTTGATTGGACGATGCACAATAGTGCAATTCAATCAGTAGAATCTCCGCCTAAATACATGTCAGAGGAAAGTCCAACACTTCTGCAATCTAGCCAGACCACAGCCTTCTCCAACCAAATTAACAGTGATAGTGATCGAGCCTACAACTTGCCATTCTCAGGTGGCAATGGGTCAGATAGCCTACCAGACTGGCCTGTGGATGAGTTCTTCAATAACTCAGAATATAGTCCCAACTTCAGCTTTGTGGAGCATGGTTCTTCTAAG AGTGACAATGCTAAGCTGGGGAGTGCTGGGGGATCTCCACAATGCCGTCTAGCTGAAGGCTTTGTTGCTGAGGAACTATTAGGCCAGGTGCCTGGATTGGTCAACGATGAATATATGAGCCGAGTACCTGAGAATTCATGGACAGTACCCGAGGTTCCCTCGCCACCAACAGCCTCGGGACTCAATTGGCATGGGAATTTGCACTTCCCTGCATATGACAGCACCATGTTCGTTCCTGAAATCTCCTCCCTCCAGGGCTCTCAAAATCAATTCGCTGTACCTTGTGGTTTCAAGCGCCCGAGGAGACAGTATTGA
- the LOC117853250 gene encoding uncharacterized protein, with translation MRWRSNEELDFAGTGGDASPPVVHLTALRCPEDMASRLSCCLQSMSTVPRRRQGPAPTSQQGDCEYIRCLRLCLVEALARLPTATARRHIRGLMLAGHCYGLLDPVSNIILNSIWYDITFPPPPAAAAAAEGEILDNRCLLRVERRSLDGLVALVCAAALLSEHEAIEYLCYASCDLSDNDVLQTAMLEALLSSSTQGNLLFATAAEAAKHPQPLALGKFLASLAPEQLDRLRSLLKPRTTTVLSGASIEEIYELLRGWHPSSPASSLVPELSPEASRTLASKKEAFNELLRFIRGVLDELLHRYAASHPKEPRYDLGVVCGLAVADRCSLGAPCYHVNFLAASAIPDDHHHHGDRRQTLFFAEFGRLGTRLDYSIRDRRMDESKPAFCRPVALSAHHLGRCSLCEGRSSRILHPATGSYHTNAGKDVNGATIPFRYWNNTFGPGLAVSVGGEQLQSEFVYFDQRDARIAELLNEVGSREERALDTPSRMITPQDDWRFSSDRAS, from the exons ATGCGGTGGCGGTCAAACGAGGAACTAGATTTTGCCGGCACCGGTGGTGATGCTAGTCCGCCTGTTGTGCACCTCACCGCCTTGCGGTGCCCCGAGGACATGGCATCCAGATTGTCTTGCTGCTTGCAGTCCATGTCTACGGTGCCCCGGCGCAGGCAGGGACCAGCGCCGACGAGCCAGCAGGGCGACTGCGAGTACATCCGGTGCCTCAGGCTGTGCCTGGTCGAGGCGCTTGCACGGCTGCCAACGGCCACCGCCCGTCGGCACATCCGTGGCCTCATGTTGGCCGGCCACTGCTACGGCCTCCTGGACCCCGTCTCCAACATTATCCTCAACTCCATATGGTACGACATCACCTTCCCTccacctcctgctgctgctgctgctgctgaaggAGAGATCCTTGACAACCGCTGCTTGCTCCGCGTGGAGCGGCGCTCCCTGGATGGCCTAGTCGCCTTGGTCTGCGCCGCAGCTCTCCTCTCCGAGCACGAAGCCATCGAGTACCTTTGCTACGCGAGCTGTGACCTCTCCGACAACGACGTCCTGCAGACCGCTATGCTCGAAGCACTGTTGTCGTCGTCGACTCAAGGCAACCTGCTGTTCGCCACAGCGGCGGAGGCCGCCAAGCACCCCCAACCCCTGGCTCTGGGGAAGTTCCTCGCGTCTCTTGCGCCGGAGCAGCTGGATCGCTTGCGCTCCCTGCTGAAGCCCCGTACAACAACGGTGCTCTCCGGTGCCAGCATCGAGGAGATCTACGAGCTGCTGCGTGGGTGGCATCCCTCCTCCCCCGCGTCGTCGTTGGTCCCCGAGCTGAGCCCCGAGGCCTCGAGGACGCTGGCGTCCAAGAAGGAAGCCTTCAACGAGCTGCTGCGCTTCATTCGCGGGGTGCTCGATGAGTTGCTACACCGCTATGCGGCATCCCATCCCAAG GAACCAAGGTACGATTTGGGTGTCGTCTGCGGCTTGGCAGTGGCTGATCGATGCTCACTTGGCGCGCCCTGCTACCACGTCAACTTCCTGGCCGCAAGCGCGATCCccgacgaccaccaccaccacggtgaCCGCCGGCAAACGCTCTTCTTCGCGGAATTCGGGCGGCTCGGCACACGCCTGGACTACTCCATACGGGACCGCCGCATGGACGAGTCGAAGCCGGCGTTCTGCCGCCCCGTGGCACTCTCTGCTCATCACCTTGGCCGTTGCTCCCTCTGCGAGGGCAGATCGAGCAGGATCCTGCACCCGGCGACGGGGAGCTACCACACCAACGCCGGCAAAGATGTCAATGGCGCGACAATACCGTTCCGGTACTGGAATAACACCTTCGGCCCTGGTCTTGCAGTCTCGGTCGGCGGCGAGCAGCTCCAGTCGGAATTCGTTTACTTCGATCAAAGGGATGCGAGGATCGCCGAGCTCTTGAATGAGGTGGGGAGCCGAGAAGAGCGGGCGCTTGATACGCCCAGCAGAATGATCACTCCACAAGACGACTGGCGGTTTTCTTCTGACAGGGCCTCTTAA
- the LOC117853252 gene encoding ubiquinone biosynthesis O-methyltransferase, mitochondrial yields the protein MLRRALLSSASTRHGGAQIPNPSHSPPQALLLQWRRHASVASSSAPPQPPPPPPPSPPRGPSRPGGGGPSVSSLNPAEVAKFAAIAETWWDSNGPFKPLHLMNPTRLSFIRSTLCRHFRRDSYSSKPLEGLKVIDVGCGGGILSEPLARMGATVTAIDAVDKNIKIASIHAASDPTTASIEYCCTTAEELVKEKRLFDAVISLEVIEHVANPLEFCESLSALTVPNGATVVSTINRSMRAYATAIVAAEYILRWLPKGTHEWSKLVTPKELALMLQKASVSVEEMAGFVCNPLTGEWSLSDDISVNYIAFGVKKSETPLTDGTEARLS from the exons ATgctccgccgcgccctcctctcctccgcctccacacGCCACGGCGGGGCACAAATCCCGAACCCCAGCCACTCGCCTCCCCAGGCCCTCCTTCTTCAATGGCGCCGTCACGCCTCCGttgcctcctcctcggccccgccgcaaccgccgccgcctcctcctccatctccgccTCGTGGTCCGTCgcggccgggcggaggcggtcCCAGCGTCTCGTCGCTGAACCCCGCCGAGGTCGCCAAGTTCGCCGCCATCGCGGAGACCTG GTGGGATTCAAACGGCCCATTCAAACCTTTGCATTTGATGAATCCAACCCGACTGTCTTTTATCCGCTCCACACTTTGTAGGCATTTCAG GAGGGATTCATATTCATCTAAGCCACTCGAAGGTCTCAAAGTTATTGATGTTGGATGTGGAGGTGGCATTCTGTCAGAG CCTCTTGCTCGGATGGGAGCTACAGTTACTGCTATTGATGCTGTTGACAAGAATATAAAGATTGCAAGTATTCACGCG GCATCTGATCCGACAACTGCTTCCATTGAGTATTGCTGCACAACAGCTg AGGAACTGGTAAAAGAGAAAAGGCTGTTTGATGCTGTAATTTCTCTTGAG GTGATTGAGCATGTCGCTAATCCTTTAGAGTTCTGCGAGTCTCTCTCGGCTTTGACAGTTCCTAATGGTGCCACTGTGGTTTCCACAATCAACCGGTCAATGAGAGCATATGCCACCGCAATAGTTGCTGCTGAGTATATCCTCAGATGG CTTCCTAAAGGCACACATGAGTGGTCCAAACTAGTGACCCCTAAGGAGCTTGCCCTAATGCTGCAAAAGGCTTCTGTTTCT GTCGAAGAGATGGCAGGATTTGTTTGTAATCCATTGACTGGAGAGTGGTCCCTGTCAGATGATATCAGTGTGAACTATATTGCTTTTGGCGTCAAGAAAAGCGAAACACCGTTAACAGATGGCACCGAAGCAAGGTTATCATAG
- the LOC117853253 gene encoding profilin LP04 → MSWQAYVDDHLLCEIDGQHLTAAAIIGHDGSVWAQSPTFPQYKPEEIVAIMKDFDEPGTLAPTGLFLGGTKYMVIQGEPGAVIRGKKGTGGITVKKTTLALIIGIYDEPMTPGQCNMVVERLGDYLLEQGF, encoded by the exons ATGTCGTGGCAGGCGTACGTCGACGACCACCTGCTGTGCGAGATCGACGGCCAgcacctcaccgccgccgccatcatcggCCACGACGGCAGCGTCTGGGCGCAGTCCCCGACCTTCCCCCAG TACAAGCCTGAGGAGATTGTTGCCATCATGAAGGACTTTGACGAACCTGGTACTCTTGCACCAACTGGTCTTTTCCTTGGAGGCACAAAATACATGGTGATCCAAGGTGAACCTGGTGCTGTCATCCGAGGAAAGAAG GGCACTGGAGGCATCACTGTCAAGAAGACCACCTTGGCCTTGATTATTGGTATCTATGATGAGCCAATGACTCCAGGGCAATGCAATATGGTGGTGGAGAGGCTCGGTGATTACCTGCTCGAGCAGGGTTTCTAA